One Streptomyces sp. V4I8 genomic window carries:
- the disA gene encoding DNA integrity scanning diadenylate cyclase DisA yields the protein MAANDRAAAPGKSGGSSGADGLMRASLSAVAPGTALRDGLERILRGNTGGLIVLGSDKTVEAMCTGGFVLDVEFTATRLRELCKLDGGIVLSSDLSKILRAGVQLVPDPTIPTEETGTRHRTADRVSKQVGFPVVSVSQSMRLIALYVDGQRRVLEDSAAILSRANQALATLERYKLRLDEVAGTLSALEIEDLVTVRDVSAVAQRLEMVRRIATEIAEYVVELGTDGRLLALQLDELIAGVEPERELVVRDYVPEPTAKRSRTVDEALYELDALTHAELLELPTVARALGYTGSPEALDSGVSPRGFRLLAKVPRLPGAIIDRLVEHFGGLQKLLAASVDDLQTVDGVGEARARSVREGLSRLAESSILERYV from the coding sequence GTGGCAGCCAACGACCGGGCAGCAGCTCCCGGAAAGTCCGGTGGGAGCTCCGGTGCCGATGGCCTGATGCGCGCCTCACTGAGCGCTGTGGCACCAGGCACGGCCCTGCGCGACGGCTTGGAGCGGATCCTCCGCGGCAACACCGGCGGACTCATCGTGCTCGGCTCCGACAAGACCGTCGAAGCGATGTGTACGGGCGGATTCGTCCTGGATGTCGAGTTCACGGCTACACGTCTGCGCGAGCTGTGCAAGCTCGACGGTGGCATCGTGCTGTCGTCCGACCTCTCCAAGATCCTGCGCGCCGGCGTCCAGCTGGTCCCGGACCCGACGATCCCCACGGAGGAGACGGGCACCCGGCACCGTACGGCGGACCGGGTCAGCAAGCAGGTCGGCTTCCCCGTGGTGTCCGTCTCACAGTCGATGCGCCTCATCGCGCTCTACGTCGACGGTCAGCGCCGCGTCCTGGAGGACTCGGCGGCGATCCTCTCCCGCGCCAACCAGGCCCTGGCGACCCTGGAGCGCTACAAGCTCCGTCTCGACGAGGTGGCGGGAACGTTGTCAGCGCTGGAGATCGAGGACCTGGTGACGGTCCGCGACGTCTCGGCGGTGGCCCAGCGGCTGGAGATGGTCCGGCGTATCGCGACCGAGATCGCCGAGTACGTGGTGGAGCTGGGCACGGACGGCCGGCTCCTGGCGCTCCAGCTGGACGAGTTGATCGCGGGCGTGGAGCCCGAGCGCGAGCTCGTGGTGCGCGACTACGTCCCCGAGCCGACGGCCAAGCGTTCCCGCACGGTCGACGAGGCCCTGTACGAGCTGGACGCCCTCACCCACGCCGAGCTTCTGGAACTCCCCACGGTCGCACGGGCGTTGGGCTACACCGGCTCCCCCGAGGCGCTGGACTCGGGGGTCTCCCCGCGCGGCTTCCGCCTGCTGGCCAAGGTGCCGAGGCTGCCGGGCGCGATCATCGACCGCCTGGTGGAGCACTTCGGCGGCCTGCAGAAGCTGCTCGCCGCCAGCGTGGACGACCTGCAGACGGTGGACGGCGTCGGCGAGGCCCGGGCGCGCAGCGTGCGCGAGGGGCTGTCGCGGCTGGCGGAGAGCTCGATCCTGGAGCGGTACGTCTAG
- the ilvD gene encoding dihydroxy-acid dehydratase, with the protein MPELRSRTVTHGRNMAGARALMRASGVPGADIGRKPIIAVANSFTEFVPGHTHLQPVGRIVSEAIREAGGIPREFNTIAVDDGIAMGHGGMLYSLPSRDLIADSVEYMVEAHCADALICISNCDKITPGMLNAALRLNIPAVFVSGGPMESGRATLVDGTVRTLDLVDAISDAVNDKISDEDILRIEENACPTCGSCSGMFTANSMNCLTEAIGLSLPGNGSVLATHTARKALYEDAARTVMDITRRYYEQDDETVLPRNVATFAAFENAMALDIAMGGSTNTILHLLAAAQEAGVPFGLNEIDAVSRRVPCLAKVAPNVAKNRTYYMEDVHRAGGIPALLGELHRAGLLNEDVHAVHSPSLGDWLKTWDVRGGSPSPEAVELWHAAPGCVRSAEAFSQSERWEALDEDAEGGCIRSAEHAYSKDGGLAVLKGNLAVDGCVVKTAGVDESIWTFEGPAVVCESQEQAVEKILNKQVTDGDVVVIRYEGPKGGPGMQEMLYPTSFLKGRGLGKTCALITDGRFSGGTSGLSIGHASPEAASGGTIALVEDGDRIRIDIPNRSIELLVDDAELARREQALNGAYAPKGRERKVSAALRAYAAMATSADKGAVRDVSKLG; encoded by the coding sequence ATGCCCGAGCTGAGGTCCCGCACAGTCACCCACGGTCGCAACATGGCGGGCGCCCGCGCCCTTATGCGCGCCTCCGGTGTACCCGGTGCGGACATCGGCCGGAAGCCGATCATTGCGGTGGCGAACTCCTTCACCGAGTTCGTGCCCGGCCACACCCACCTCCAGCCCGTCGGCCGGATCGTCAGCGAGGCGATCAGGGAGGCCGGCGGCATCCCGCGTGAGTTCAACACCATCGCCGTCGACGACGGCATCGCGATGGGGCACGGCGGGATGCTCTACTCCCTGCCGTCGCGCGATCTCATCGCGGACAGCGTGGAGTACATGGTCGAGGCCCACTGTGCCGACGCCCTGATCTGCATCTCCAACTGCGACAAGATCACCCCGGGCATGCTGAACGCCGCCCTGCGGCTCAACATCCCCGCCGTCTTCGTCTCCGGCGGCCCGATGGAGTCCGGCCGCGCCACGCTGGTCGACGGCACCGTTCGTACGCTCGACCTGGTCGACGCGATCTCCGACGCGGTGAACGACAAGATCTCGGACGAGGACATCCTCCGTATCGAGGAGAACGCCTGTCCGACCTGCGGCTCCTGTTCCGGCATGTTCACCGCCAACTCGATGAACTGCCTGACCGAGGCCATCGGCCTGTCCCTGCCCGGCAACGGCTCGGTCCTCGCCACTCACACGGCCCGCAAGGCCCTGTACGAGGACGCGGCCCGCACGGTGATGGACATCACCCGCCGCTACTACGAGCAGGACGACGAGACGGTCCTGCCGCGCAACGTCGCCACCTTCGCGGCCTTCGAGAACGCCATGGCCCTCGACATCGCGATGGGCGGCTCCACCAACACGATCCTGCACCTGCTGGCCGCCGCCCAGGAGGCGGGCGTCCCGTTCGGCCTGAACGAGATCGACGCGGTCTCCCGCCGGGTCCCCTGCCTGGCGAAGGTCGCTCCGAACGTCGCCAAGAACCGCACGTACTACATGGAGGACGTGCACCGCGCCGGCGGCATCCCGGCCCTGCTGGGCGAGCTGCACCGCGCCGGGCTGCTGAACGAGGACGTGCACGCCGTCCACAGCCCCTCCCTGGGGGACTGGCTGAAGACCTGGGACGTGCGGGGCGGCTCGCCCTCGCCGGAGGCGGTCGAGCTGTGGCACGCGGCCCCGGGCTGTGTCCGGTCGGCCGAGGCCTTCTCGCAGTCCGAGCGCTGGGAGGCCCTCGACGAGGACGCCGAGGGCGGCTGCATCCGCAGCGCCGAGCACGCGTACTCCAAGGACGGCGGCCTCGCGGTCCTCAAGGGCAACCTCGCCGTCGACGGGTGCGTCGTGAAGACGGCCGGTGTCGACGAGTCCATCTGGACCTTCGAGGGGCCCGCTGTCGTCTGCGAGTCGCAGGAACAGGCCGTCGAGAAGATCCTCAACAAGCAGGTGACGGATGGTGATGTCGTCGTCATCCGGTACGAGGGTCCCAAGGGCGGCCCCGGCATGCAGGAGATGCTCTACCCGACGTCCTTCCTCAAGGGCCGCGGCCTCGGCAAGACCTGCGCCCTGATCACCGACGGCCGTTTCTCCGGCGGCACGTCCGGTCTGTCGATCGGCCACGCCTCCCCGGAGGCCGCGTCCGGGGGCACGATCGCCCTCGTCGAGGACGGCGACCGTATCCGCATCGACATCCCGAATCGCTCGATCGAGTTGCTGGTCGACGACGCGGAACTCGCCCGCCGTGAGCAGGCGTTGAACGGGGCGTACGCCCCGAAGGGCCGCGAGCGGAAGGTGTCGGCGGCGCTGCGGGCCTACGCGGCGATGGCGACCAGCGCGGACAAGGGCGCGGTCCGGGACGTGTCCAAGCTGGGCTGA
- a CDS encoding Ppx/GppA family phosphatase translates to MRLGVLDVGSNTVHLLVVDAHPGARPLPAHSHKAELRLAQLLDDSGAIGPEGVDRLIGVVHEALQAAEDKGVEEVLPFATSAVREATNADDVLARVKTETGVELQVLTGAEEARLTFLAARRWFGWSAGKLLVLDIGGGSLEIAYGMDEEPDAAVSLPLGAGRLTAGWLPGDPPEPEDIRGLRRHVRAQIARTVGEFSRFGAPDHVVATSKTFKQLARIAGAARSAEGLYTQRELKRESLEAWVPRLAGMTVAQRADLPGVSEGRAGQLLAGALVAEGAMDLFGVETLEVCPWALREGVILRKLDHLSVG, encoded by the coding sequence ATGAGACTCGGTGTCCTCGACGTGGGATCGAACACGGTGCATCTGCTGGTGGTGGATGCGCACCCGGGCGCGCGCCCGTTGCCCGCGCACTCGCACAAGGCGGAGCTGCGCCTTGCCCAACTGCTCGACGACAGCGGGGCCATCGGTCCCGAGGGGGTCGACAGGCTGATCGGCGTCGTCCACGAGGCGCTGCAGGCGGCCGAGGACAAGGGTGTCGAGGAAGTGCTGCCGTTCGCGACGTCCGCGGTGCGAGAGGCCACCAACGCCGATGACGTGCTCGCGCGCGTGAAGACCGAAACCGGTGTTGAGCTGCAGGTTCTCACCGGCGCCGAGGAGGCTCGGCTGACCTTCCTCGCCGCGCGGCGCTGGTTCGGGTGGTCGGCCGGGAAGCTGCTCGTGCTGGACATCGGGGGCGGGTCCCTGGAGATCGCGTACGGCATGGACGAGGAGCCGGACGCGGCGGTGTCGCTTCCGCTGGGGGCGGGGCGGCTCACGGCGGGGTGGCTGCCGGGGGATCCGCCGGAGCCGGAGGACATACGGGGGCTGCGCCGGCATGTGCGCGCGCAGATCGCTCGCACGGTCGGCGAATTCAGCCGGTTCGGGGCGCCGGACCACGTCGTCGCCACGTCCAAGACCTTCAAACAACTGGCCCGCATCGCCGGCGCCGCCCGCTCCGCGGAGGGCCTGTACACCCAGCGCGAGCTGAAGCGGGAGTCCCTGGAGGCGTGGGTCCCGCGGCTGGCGGGGATGACGGTGGCCCAGCGGGCCGATCTGCCGGGGGTCTCGGAGGGGCGCGCGGGGCAGCTGCTTGCGGGGGCGCTGGTGGCTGAAGGGGCGATGGATCTGTTCGGGGTGGAGACGCTGGAGGTTTGTCCTTGGGCGTTGCGGGAGGGTGTGATCTTGCGGAAGTTGGATCACTTGTCGGTGGGGTGA
- a CDS encoding class I SAM-dependent methyltransferase yields the protein MTAPSPADRARSFNAAAAQYAANRPSYPPALFDAIEELADRPLTGARVIDVGAGTGIATALLRRRGADVLAVEPGDGMAAQFRLSHPDIPIVRGNGNALPLATASADFVTYAQAWHWTDPAHSAPEVLRVLRPGGALALWWNTTPLDIPWHTEQARRIERRFGNHPVVEQNGSGARAALTDPTGRLDFTRRKVRWSRRVPVDAHLANLGSHSIFLVHGTEASTAFLAEEKQILLNSFPDGLIEETYDVDLLVATTS from the coding sequence ATGACGGCCCCTTCCCCCGCCGACCGCGCCCGCTCCTTCAACGCTGCCGCAGCCCAATACGCCGCGAATCGCCCCTCCTACCCACCCGCTCTCTTCGACGCGATCGAGGAACTCGCCGACCGCCCCCTCACCGGCGCGCGCGTCATCGACGTCGGCGCGGGCACCGGCATCGCCACCGCCCTCCTACGCCGACGCGGCGCCGACGTCCTGGCCGTGGAGCCGGGCGACGGCATGGCAGCCCAGTTCCGCCTCAGCCACCCCGACATACCGATCGTCCGCGGCAACGGCAACGCCCTCCCCCTGGCCACCGCCTCCGCCGACTTCGTCACCTACGCCCAGGCCTGGCACTGGACCGACCCCGCCCACTCGGCGCCGGAGGTCCTCCGCGTACTGCGCCCCGGCGGCGCGCTGGCCCTCTGGTGGAACACCACCCCGCTCGACATCCCCTGGCACACCGAGCAGGCACGCCGCATCGAACGCCGCTTCGGCAACCATCCCGTCGTCGAACAGAACGGCAGTGGCGCCCGAGCCGCCCTGACCGACCCCACCGGCCGCCTCGACTTCACCCGCCGCAAAGTCCGCTGGAGCCGCCGCGTCCCCGTCGACGCCCACCTGGCCAACCTCGGCAGCCACTCGATCTTCCTCGTCCACGGCACCGAGGCGAGCACCGCCTTCCTCGCCGAGGAGAAGCAGATCCTCCTCAACTCCTTCCCGGACGGACTGATCGAAGAGACCTACGACGTGGACCTCCTGGTCGCCACCACCTCCTGA
- a CDS encoding sugar phosphate isomerase/epimerase family protein, whose translation MAEPVVRIPDAKVALSTASVYPESTATAFEIAARLGYDGVEVMVWTDPVSQDMEALRRLSDYHRIPILAVHAPCLLITQRVWSTDPWTKLQRAQAAAEKLGATTVVVHPPFRWQRQYARDFVEGIWRMANETDVRFAVENMYPWRYRDREMLAYAPDWDVTKDDYRHFTIDLSHTATARSDALQMIDRMGDRLGHVHLADGRGSAKDEHLVPGRGNQPCAEVLERLALTGFDGHVVIEVNTRRAMSSAEREADLAEALAFTRLHLASTVKVPRP comes from the coding sequence GTGGCAGAACCAGTGGTGCGCATCCCGGATGCGAAGGTCGCCCTGTCGACGGCCTCGGTCTATCCGGAGTCGACGGCGACGGCCTTCGAGATCGCGGCGCGCCTCGGGTACGACGGCGTCGAGGTCATGGTGTGGACCGACCCGGTCAGCCAGGACATGGAGGCCCTGCGCAGACTGAGCGACTACCACCGCATCCCGATCCTCGCCGTCCACGCCCCGTGTCTGCTGATCACGCAGCGCGTATGGTCCACCGACCCGTGGACCAAGCTCCAGCGCGCCCAGGCGGCCGCCGAGAAGCTGGGGGCGACCACGGTCGTCGTACACCCGCCGTTCCGCTGGCAGCGCCAGTACGCCCGCGACTTCGTCGAGGGAATCTGGCGGATGGCGAACGAGACGGATGTGCGGTTCGCCGTCGAGAACATGTACCCCTGGCGCTACCGCGACCGCGAGATGCTCGCGTACGCCCCCGACTGGGACGTGACGAAGGACGACTACCGGCACTTCACGATCGATCTCAGTCATACGGCGACCGCCCGCAGCGACGCCCTCCAGATGATCGACCGCATGGGGGACCGGCTCGGCCACGTCCATCTCGCCGACGGGCGCGGGTCGGCCAAGGACGAGCACCTCGTCCCCGGCCGCGGCAACCAGCCCTGCGCCGAGGTGCTGGAGCGGCTCGCCCTCACCGGGTTCGACGGGCATGTCGTCATCGAGGTCAACACCCGACGCGCGATGTCCAGCGCCGAACGCGAAGCCGACCTCGCCGAGGCCCTCGCCTTCACGCGGCTGCATCTGGCCTCCACGGTGAAGGTGCCCCGGCCGTGA
- a CDS encoding EamA/RhaT family transporter: MSETNGPPDTPAGSTGPRPEPLRFFGTTWVDHDNGYTTRRIAVAVGSLTTAAASCLVLRFAYEGLQLADTGSFVTLLMVVMFAVCSALAYRHTWDGFSKRPDPDRQASLRGLLAIGFVGSLLAYFFRSLTEAPGENLHREEYETARKQHESRTTRRTGNPAKKRRRA; the protein is encoded by the coding sequence GTGAGCGAGACGAACGGCCCCCCGGACACCCCCGCGGGCTCCACGGGCCCCCGCCCCGAGCCCCTCCGCTTCTTCGGCACGACCTGGGTCGACCACGACAACGGCTACACCACCCGCCGCATCGCGGTGGCCGTCGGCTCCCTCACCACCGCGGCCGCCTCCTGCCTGGTGCTGCGCTTCGCCTACGAGGGGCTCCAACTCGCCGACACCGGCAGCTTCGTCACCCTCCTCATGGTCGTGATGTTCGCGGTCTGCAGCGCGCTCGCCTACCGCCACACCTGGGACGGCTTCAGCAAACGCCCCGACCCCGACCGTCAGGCCTCCCTCCGTGGCCTCCTGGCCATCGGCTTCGTCGGCTCACTCCTCGCCTACTTCTTCCGCTCCCTCACCGAGGCCCCCGGCGAGAACCTCCACCGCGAGGAATACGAGACGGCCCGCAAACAACACGAGAGCCGCACGACCCGCCGCACAGGCAACCCAGCGAAGAAGCGCCGCCGCGCATAG
- the radA gene encoding DNA repair protein RadA, whose translation MAARTKTTKDRPSYRCTECGWQTAKWLGRCPECQAWGTVEEYGAPAVRTTTPGRVTTSALPIGQVDGRQATARPTGVPELDRVLGGGLVPGAVVLVAGEPGVGKSTLLLDVAAKSASDEHRTLYVTGEESASQVRLRADRIGAIDDHLYLAAETDLAAVLGHLDAVKPSLLIMDSVQTVASPEIDGAPGGMAQVREVAGALIRASKERGMSTLLVGHVTKDGAIAGPRLLEHLVDVVLSFEGDRHARLRLVRGVKNRYGTTDEVGCFELHDEGITGLADPSGLFLTRRAEPVPGTCLTVTLEGRRPLVAEVQALTVDSQIPSPRRTTSGLETSRVSMMLAVLEQRGRISALGKRDIYSATVGGVKLSEPAADLAVALALASAASDTPLPKNLVAIGEVGLAGEVRRVTGVQRRLAEAHRLGFTHALVPGDPGKIPAGMKVLEVADIGDALRVLPRSRRREAPRDEEDRR comes from the coding sequence ATGGCTGCCCGTACCAAGACCACGAAGGACCGCCCGTCCTACCGCTGCACGGAGTGCGGCTGGCAGACGGCCAAGTGGCTCGGCCGCTGCCCCGAGTGCCAGGCGTGGGGGACGGTCGAGGAGTACGGCGCGCCCGCGGTCCGTACGACGACGCCGGGGCGGGTGACGACGTCCGCGCTGCCGATCGGGCAGGTCGACGGACGGCAGGCCACCGCGCGGCCCACCGGCGTGCCCGAGCTGGACCGGGTGCTCGGCGGTGGACTGGTGCCCGGCGCCGTCGTCCTCGTCGCGGGCGAACCCGGCGTCGGCAAGTCCACGCTGCTGCTGGACGTGGCGGCCAAGTCGGCGAGCGACGAGCACCGCACGCTCTATGTCACCGGCGAGGAGTCGGCGAGCCAGGTGCGGCTGCGCGCCGACCGCATCGGCGCCATCGACGACCACCTGTATCTCGCGGCCGAGACCGATCTGGCCGCCGTGCTGGGCCACTTGGACGCGGTGAAGCCGTCGCTGCTCATCATGGACTCCGTGCAGACCGTGGCCTCCCCGGAGATCGACGGCGCACCGGGCGGTATGGCCCAGGTCCGCGAGGTGGCCGGCGCCCTGATCCGGGCCTCCAAGGAGCGCGGGATGTCCACGCTCCTTGTGGGACACGTCACCAAGGACGGGGCCATCGCCGGCCCCCGCCTCCTGGAGCACCTCGTGGACGTGGTGCTCAGCTTCGAGGGCGACCGGCACGCGCGTCTGCGTCTCGTACGAGGCGTCAAGAACCGCTACGGCACGACGGACGAGGTCGGCTGCTTCGAACTGCACGACGAGGGCATCACGGGCCTTGCCGACCCAAGCGGACTTTTCCTGACCCGTCGCGCCGAACCGGTCCCCGGTACCTGTCTGACGGTCACCCTGGAGGGCCGCCGCCCCCTGGTGGCCGAAGTCCAGGCGCTCACCGTCGACTCGCAGATCCCCTCACCCCGCCGTACGACATCCGGCCTGGAGACCTCACGTGTCTCGATGATGCTGGCCGTGCTCGAACAGCGCGGGCGGATCAGCGCGCTCGGCAAGCGGGACATCTACTCCGCGACGGTCGGCGGAGTGAAGCTCTCGGAGCCCGCGGCGGACCTCGCCGTCGCCCTCGCCCTGGCCTCCGCCGCCAGTGACACACCTCTCCCCAAGAACCTCGTCGCGATCGGCGAGGTCGGCCTCGCGGGCGAGGTCAGACGGGTCACCGGCGTGCAGCGCAGGCTGGCCGAAGCCCACCGGCTGGGCTTCACGCACGCCCTCGTTCCGGGCGACCCGGGCAAGATCCCCGCGGGCATGAAGGTGCTGGAAGTGGCCGACATAGGGGACGCGCTCCGGGTCCTTCCGCGGTCGCGTCGGCGAGAGGCCCCACGGGACGAGGAGGACCGCCGGTAG
- a CDS encoding serine/threonine-protein kinase, with protein sequence MAPQQDAGAGAEAELPEYAGHYLLESHLGAGGMGVVHLARSTSGMQLAVKVVHAEFARDPEFRGRFRQEVGAARRVSGAFTAPVVDADPEAERPWMATLFIPGPTLSDQVKRNGPMEPAQLRRLMAGLAEALRDIHRVGVVHRDLKPSNVLLADDGPKVIDFGISRPKDSELRTETGKLIGTPPFMAPEQFRRPREVGPAADIFALGSVMVHAATGRGPFDSDSPYVVAYQVVHDEPDLTGVPENLAPLIVRCLAKEPEDRPTPDELMRELRSVAASYDTQAFIPAQRTTQEPPAPDAESTAEAKAEQKVERKAERGAEPDPGAGEKAEQPRGRRRRRLALGAGAVALASVAALVSVQLLAGADPTPDPASPRTTAAGFSGWATPAPKEGTPQCSHGAGKVVCAQSGLVFALDPPDGRLLWRHPVDTSEASGPPAVAGGLVHPWSGQGRRLEALDPATGKARWQQSVPAYTDSVAAGGMLLLTGADGTVTGVDGASGDTKWSRRVPGHQAPDVVSFAGDPLAYTTSTSVDGSSTRVTALDPATGDARWDARLKGTLKPVGTADGSVFFVSIEGVYSDAQAVVRYSPAERTSRRVPLPLPLSRAHGAVRGNVAYLVGGDGTLIAVDMEARKQLWSLETSVLRTSSPVTDGRHVYVTAPDGRLLAVDAGDGRLLGQTPPRLGASSDQVASDLPEPVLADGRVYAAAPDGSVFAVDARDPSAW encoded by the coding sequence ATGGCGCCACAGCAGGACGCCGGAGCGGGCGCGGAAGCGGAACTTCCCGAGTACGCCGGTCACTACCTCCTGGAGTCGCATCTGGGGGCCGGCGGCATGGGCGTCGTCCATCTGGCCCGGAGCACCTCGGGCATGCAGCTCGCGGTGAAGGTCGTGCACGCCGAGTTCGCCAGGGATCCCGAGTTCAGGGGGCGTTTCCGGCAGGAGGTGGGGGCGGCGCGCAGGGTGAGCGGGGCCTTCACCGCGCCGGTCGTGGACGCCGATCCGGAGGCCGAACGGCCCTGGATGGCCACGCTGTTCATCCCCGGGCCGACCCTCTCCGACCAGGTGAAGCGGAACGGCCCGATGGAGCCCGCGCAGTTGCGGCGGCTGATGGCCGGGCTGGCGGAGGCGCTGCGCGACATCCACCGGGTCGGCGTCGTGCACCGGGACCTGAAGCCGAGCAATGTGCTGCTCGCCGACGACGGGCCGAAGGTCATCGACTTCGGCATCTCTCGGCCAAAGGACAGCGAACTGCGGACCGAGACGGGGAAGTTGATCGGCACACCGCCGTTCATGGCACCCGAGCAGTTCCGGCGGCCCCGGGAGGTCGGGCCCGCCGCCGACATCTTCGCGCTCGGGTCGGTCATGGTGCATGCGGCGACGGGGCGGGGGCCGTTCGACTCGGACAGCCCGTACGTCGTCGCCTACCAGGTCGTCCATGACGAGCCGGACCTGACCGGCGTACCGGAGAACCTCGCCCCGCTCATCGTGCGCTGTCTCGCCAAGGAGCCCGAGGACCGGCCCACGCCCGACGAGTTGATGCGGGAACTGCGGTCGGTGGCGGCGTCGTACGACACTCAGGCGTTCATACCGGCGCAGCGGACCACCCAGGAGCCGCCCGCGCCGGACGCCGAGTCAACGGCCGAAGCGAAGGCCGAGCAGAAGGTCGAGCGGAAAGCCGAGCGGGGAGCCGAGCCGGATCCGGGTGCCGGGGAGAAGGCCGAACAGCCGCGCGGCAGACGCCGGAGAAGGCTGGCCCTCGGGGCCGGGGCCGTCGCTCTCGCCTCGGTCGCCGCACTGGTCTCCGTTCAGCTTCTCGCCGGTGCGGACCCCACGCCGGACCCCGCGAGCCCGCGGACCACGGCGGCCGGGTTCAGCGGATGGGCGACACCGGCGCCCAAGGAGGGCACCCCACAGTGTTCCCACGGGGCGGGGAAGGTGGTGTGCGCCCAGAGCGGGCTCGTCTTCGCGCTCGACCCGCCGGACGGCCGGCTGTTGTGGCGGCACCCCGTCGACACGTCGGAGGCGAGTGGACCGCCTGCGGTGGCGGGCGGCCTCGTGCACCCGTGGTCCGGGCAGGGCCGGCGACTGGAGGCGCTCGATCCGGCTACGGGCAAGGCGCGTTGGCAGCAGAGCGTGCCCGCGTACACCGATTCGGTGGCCGCGGGAGGCATGCTGCTGCTCACCGGCGCCGACGGCACGGTCACCGGCGTGGACGGCGCTTCGGGCGACACGAAATGGAGCCGCCGCGTACCGGGCCACCAGGCGCCGGACGTGGTCTCGTTCGCCGGGGATCCGCTGGCGTACACGACGAGCACGTCCGTCGACGGGTCGAGCACACGGGTCACCGCGCTGGACCCGGCCACGGGTGATGCGCGCTGGGACGCCCGGCTGAAGGGGACGCTGAAGCCTGTCGGCACGGCGGACGGGTCGGTCTTCTTCGTCTCCATCGAGGGGGTCTACAGCGACGCGCAAGCCGTGGTCCGCTACTCCCCCGCCGAACGGACCTCGCGGCGGGTGCCGCTGCCGCTCCCGCTCTCGCGTGCGCACGGCGCCGTACGCGGGAACGTCGCTTACCTCGTGGGCGGCGACGGAACGCTGATCGCCGTCGACATGGAGGCGCGCAAGCAGCTCTGGAGCCTGGAGACGTCCGTATTGCGCACGTCGTCGCCCGTCACGGACGGCCGGCATGTGTACGTCACCGCTCCCGACGGCCGGCTGCTCGCCGTGGACGCCGGCGACGGGCGGCTCCTCGGTCAGACGCCGCCACGGCTCGGCGCGAGTTCGGACCAGGTGGCGTCCGATCTGCCCGAGCCCGTGCTCGCCGACGGTCGCGTCTACGCCGCCGCTCCCGACGGCAGCGTCTTCGCTGTCGACGCCCGCGATCCGTCGGCCTGGTGA
- a CDS encoding TetR family transcriptional regulator, translating into MTDTTPGPGGVSSRRRGRPPRTESADTRDRILDAAREEFSERGYEKTSVRGIAKAAGVDSALVHHYFGTKEQVFEASVEVAFAPALKVRDVVLEGPLDDAGERMTRVIFGLWENPVTRKPLLAIVRSAVNNDAAAAVFRRLVSAQLLRRIAGEIDAPDAELRAELAAAQLVGVAMMRYVIKIEPIASVDVEQIIGRVAPVVQGHLTGR; encoded by the coding sequence GTGACCGACACCACCCCGGGACCGGGCGGGGTGAGCTCCCGACGCCGGGGCCGGCCCCCTCGTACGGAATCCGCCGACACCCGCGACCGGATCCTGGACGCGGCCCGCGAGGAGTTCTCGGAGCGGGGCTACGAGAAGACGTCCGTGCGCGGGATCGCCAAGGCGGCCGGCGTGGACTCGGCGCTCGTGCACCACTACTTCGGCACCAAGGAGCAGGTCTTCGAGGCGTCGGTGGAGGTCGCCTTCGCGCCCGCCCTGAAGGTGCGGGACGTGGTGCTGGAAGGGCCCCTCGACGATGCCGGGGAGCGGATGACCCGCGTGATCTTCGGGCTCTGGGAGAACCCCGTGACCCGTAAGCCGCTGCTCGCGATCGTCCGGTCCGCGGTGAACAACGACGCCGCGGCCGCCGTGTTCCGGCGGCTCGTCTCCGCTCAGCTGCTCCGCCGTATCGCCGGTGAGATCGACGCTCCGGACGCGGAGCTGCGGGCCGAGCTGGCGGCCGCGCAGCTGGTGGGGGTCGCGATGATGCGGTACGTCATCAAGATCGAGCCGATCGCCTCGGTGGACGTGGAGCAGATCATCGGGCGGGTGGCGCCCGTGGTGCAGGGGCATCTCACCGGTCGGTGA
- a CDS encoding SH3 domain-containing protein: MSADRVEEVERAAAVGGVGEDEAVATMTATTTATTTAEATTMAATTSAVRYYSVAPGVRLNVRRGPGTGYAVVRVLPEGAMIPIFCQTPGTNVAGPYGTSNIWDNIDDGEFVSDAYVNTGSDGYVRPRCSF, translated from the coding sequence ATGTCTGCAGATCGCGTCGAAGAGGTCGAAAGAGCCGCAGCAGTCGGGGGCGTCGGCGAGGACGAGGCCGTCGCGACGATGACGGCGACGACCACGGCGACTACGACCGCCGAGGCCACGACCATGGCCGCCACCACCTCGGCGGTGCGCTACTACTCGGTCGCACCGGGCGTCCGCCTGAACGTCCGCAGGGGCCCCGGCACCGGCTACGCCGTCGTCCGCGTCCTGCCCGAGGGCGCCATGATCCCGATCTTCTGCCAGACGCCCGGCACGAACGTGGCCGGTCCGTACGGCACGTCGAACATCTGGGACAACATCGACGACGGTGAGTTCGTCTCGGACGCCTATGTGAACACGGGCAGCGACGGCTACGTCCGCCCGCGCTGCTCCTTCTGA